In one Chitinophaga sancti genomic region, the following are encoded:
- a CDS encoding DUF4133 domain-containing protein: MANSVYLVNKGINRSIEFKGLKAQYIWYVAFCFLGLLIIYPILFIVGVNQYLALLIILAAGGFSVMKIYSMSNKYGEHGMMKVMARRSVPKHVIARSRKVFSTGLKGKIKIGRNGKANLKSAFRQKL, from the coding sequence ATGGCTAACAGTGTGTATCTGGTTAACAAGGGAATCAATCGCAGTATTGAATTCAAAGGGTTAAAAGCCCAATACATCTGGTATGTTGCTTTTTGCTTTCTGGGGCTACTCATCATTTATCCTATTCTTTTCATTGTTGGGGTAAACCAATATCTGGCATTACTGATCATCCTGGCAGCGGGCGGTTTCTCCGTGATGAAGATATATAGTATGAGCAACAAATACGGAGAGCATGGCATGATGAAGGTCATGGCAAGAAGATCTGTTCCAAAACACGTAATTGCCCGTAGCCGAAAAGTATTCAGCACGGGTCTGAAAGGTAAAATTAAAATCGGAAGAAATGGAAAAGCAAACCTTAAGTCCGCATTCAGGCAGAAACTATGA
- a CDS encoding TraG family conjugative transposon ATPase — MEKVLDKILPIMGVENDCIVSKQGDITVAYRVILPEIFTLGNDDYENLHQTWNKAMRVLPKHTVLHKQDWFTESVYQPENDGEEKSFLRKSADRHFRGRKFLDHRCYLYLTKKPAGRKPSSSVFSNLIRTSLVPEQTVNPILFQDFLDSCGQFKQIMQDSGLLTLEQLSDNELTSDKGRPGVIEEYCFLADSPDSTIVKDISFDESIKVGEKFVQIYTLGDVDDVPAMCGSRINYEKYSTDRTKFSIGFASAIGQLLPCNHIYNQFIFIEDSQKTIQQLEKKRLRLQSLAGYSRENAISRDAVNDFLNEAVSEQRLPVRAHFNVMVWTTEKAELKDLKNKVSAALAQMDAGAKLETVGAAQIFWAGIPGNASDFPMNDTFQTFAAQASCFLNNEGAPKSVPEKEGIRFSDRLTNRPVFVDPFDRPRKLGISSNMGVLCCGTSGGGKSMTINHVLQTMYDQGAHVVIVDIGGSYQALCELVGGYYFTYTEQNPIKFNPFFLPDGPVLDTEKKESLKSLLISLWKQDNENFNRSEYVALSNAIQLYYDHLQKDAAIFPSFNSFYDYLKNEYVPILREHNVRDKDFDIDNFLYVLRPYYAGGEFDYLLNSTENLNMLDQPFLVVEMDNVKDHPIIFPVIVLILMESFVSKMRKLKGVRKVLCVDEAWKAIAKSGMAEFLKYAFKTIRKFNGVPIVITQELDDLVNSPVIKDAIINNADIKILMDMRKFLHKFDKLQETLGLSEKAKTMLLSVNKDDREIFIDIGGQVQQVYRNELCVEEYLAFTTEGKERIKVLDFAQKHGSMEKGIAALSEEMKNKKGGV, encoded by the coding sequence ATGGAGAAAGTATTGGATAAAATTTTGCCTATCATGGGCGTGGAGAACGACTGTATCGTGAGTAAGCAGGGGGATATTACAGTCGCTTACAGAGTTATCCTTCCTGAGATATTTACATTGGGGAACGATGACTATGAAAACCTGCATCAGACCTGGAACAAGGCGATGCGGGTTTTACCGAAGCATACCGTTTTACATAAACAGGATTGGTTCACTGAAAGTGTTTACCAGCCGGAGAATGACGGTGAAGAAAAGAGCTTTCTCCGCAAAAGTGCTGACAGGCATTTTAGGGGCAGGAAGTTTCTGGATCACCGTTGTTATTTATACCTTACCAAAAAGCCTGCTGGCAGAAAACCGTCCAGTAGTGTTTTTTCAAATCTGATCCGTACATCTCTTGTACCTGAACAGACCGTAAACCCGATCCTGTTCCAGGATTTTCTTGACAGCTGCGGCCAGTTCAAACAGATTATGCAGGACAGCGGGCTGCTTACATTAGAGCAGCTTTCAGATAATGAGTTAACCAGTGATAAAGGCCGCCCCGGTGTGATTGAAGAATACTGCTTCTTAGCAGATAGCCCTGATTCCACTATTGTGAAAGATATCTCCTTTGATGAATCTATCAAAGTAGGTGAAAAATTTGTACAGATTTACACCCTGGGTGACGTAGACGATGTGCCGGCTATGTGCGGGTCCCGGATTAACTACGAAAAGTACAGTACCGACCGTACCAAATTCAGTATTGGATTTGCCAGCGCGATCGGCCAGCTGCTTCCCTGCAACCATATTTACAATCAGTTTATTTTTATTGAAGATAGTCAGAAGACGATTCAGCAACTTGAAAAGAAACGTCTGCGTTTGCAGTCGTTGGCTGGTTACAGCCGTGAGAATGCGATTTCGCGGGATGCTGTAAACGATTTTCTCAACGAGGCCGTATCAGAACAGCGGCTGCCGGTACGCGCTCATTTCAATGTAATGGTCTGGACCACTGAGAAGGCAGAACTTAAAGACCTTAAAAATAAGGTCAGCGCTGCACTGGCTCAGATGGATGCAGGTGCTAAACTGGAAACTGTTGGTGCGGCACAAATCTTTTGGGCCGGGATACCGGGGAATGCTTCTGATTTTCCGATGAATGATACCTTTCAGACTTTCGCGGCACAAGCATCCTGTTTTCTGAATAATGAGGGTGCACCGAAAAGTGTGCCTGAAAAAGAAGGTATCCGCTTTTCTGATCGATTGACGAACAGACCCGTCTTTGTCGATCCGTTTGACCGTCCACGGAAATTAGGGATCAGCAGCAATATGGGTGTGCTGTGCTGCGGCACATCCGGCGGTGGTAAATCGATGACCATAAATCATGTACTTCAAACCATGTACGATCAGGGGGCACATGTGGTGATTGTTGACATTGGTGGTTCCTATCAGGCGTTGTGTGAACTGGTTGGTGGGTATTATTTTACGTACACCGAGCAGAACCCCATAAAGTTTAATCCTTTCTTCCTGCCTGACGGCCCGGTGTTGGATACTGAAAAAAAGGAGAGCCTTAAATCATTGCTAATTTCTTTGTGGAAACAGGATAATGAAAACTTCAATCGTAGTGAATATGTTGCCCTATCCAACGCCATCCAGTTGTATTATGATCACCTGCAAAAAGACGCTGCAATTTTTCCGTCTTTTAACAGCTTTTATGACTACCTGAAAAATGAATATGTACCGATTTTACGTGAGCATAACGTACGTGATAAAGACTTCGATATTGACAACTTCCTTTATGTTTTAAGGCCCTACTATGCTGGCGGAGAGTTCGACTACCTGCTCAATAGCACTGAGAACCTTAATATGCTGGACCAGCCATTTTTAGTGGTAGAAATGGATAATGTCAAGGATCATCCTATCATTTTCCCGGTTATCGTGCTGATTTTGATGGAATCCTTCGTGTCAAAGATGCGGAAGTTAAAAGGTGTAAGGAAGGTGCTTTGCGTGGATGAAGCCTGGAAGGCGATCGCCAAATCCGGCATGGCTGAATTTCTTAAGTATGCATTTAAAACCATCAGAAAGTTTAACGGAGTGCCGATTGTTATCACGCAGGAACTCGACGACCTGGTAAATTCTCCGGTAATCAAAGATGCGATCATCAACAACGCAGATATTAAGATCCTGATGGACATGCGTAAGTTCCTTCACAAGTTTGACAAGCTGCAGGAAACATTGGGCCTATCTGAGAAAGCAAAGACCATGCTGCTTTCAGTGAATAAGGATGACCGGGAGATCTTCATAGATATTGGTGGCCAGGTACAACAGGTATACCGGAATGAACTCTGCGTAGAAGAATATCTCGCATTTACTACGGAGGGAAAGGAACGCATCAAAGTGCTTGATTTTGCCCAAAAGCACGGCAGTATGGAAAAAGGTATTGCAGCTTTAAGTGAAGAAATGAAAAACAAAAAAGGTGGGGTATGA
- a CDS encoding conjugal transfer protein TraI, which translates to MKKLSLTLLLTIAIIIAPTQRSHAIVWVVVKAAIKKVIIAIDLGIQKQQNKVIWLQNAQKTLENYMSKLKLDEISDWSEKQKAQYQKYFDELRNVKLLISYYQRIKDITQKETRIINEYKRAWNLLKNDTHFTAKELDYMEKVYNGILDETVKNIDQLTMVINSLQTQMTDEKRLEIIDKTSGKVDENYMDLLLFNRQNAMLSLQRAADEADINRVKSIYSLK; encoded by the coding sequence ATGAAAAAGCTATCATTAACACTGTTATTGACCATTGCAATAATCATTGCACCGACACAAAGAAGCCATGCCATTGTGTGGGTGGTTGTAAAAGCCGCGATTAAGAAGGTCATTATTGCCATTGACTTAGGTATACAGAAACAGCAAAACAAGGTCATCTGGCTGCAGAACGCACAGAAGACATTAGAGAACTACATGAGTAAACTGAAGCTGGATGAGATCTCAGACTGGTCAGAAAAGCAGAAAGCGCAGTATCAGAAGTACTTTGATGAACTCCGCAACGTAAAGCTACTGATTAGTTATTATCAGCGCATCAAAGATATAACGCAGAAAGAAACACGAATTATCAATGAGTATAAACGCGCCTGGAATCTGCTTAAGAATGACACCCATTTTACTGCGAAGGAATTAGACTACATGGAAAAAGTTTACAACGGTATTCTGGATGAGACAGTAAAGAATATCGATCAGCTAACTATGGTAATCAACTCCCTGCAGACACAAATGACGGATGAAAAGCGACTGGAAATCATTGATAAAACCTCTGGCAAGGTAGATGAGAACTATATGGATTTATTACTATTCAATCGCCAGAATGCCATGCTGAGCCTGCAACGAGCCGCGGATGAGGCAGACATCAACCGTGTCAAATCTATTTACAGTCTCAAATAA
- the traJ gene encoding conjugative transposon protein TraJ, producing MKKLSMMGVVGITLFLISHAARADGVGDEISQMQPVLDNLYDEMMPLCSQLISVSRGIAGFAALFYIGSRVWRHLANAEPIDFYPLFRPFCLGFCISFFPLVLGMINGLLQPTVTATAEMVEGSNKSIAILLKMKAEAIKETDPYKMYIGQNGEGDKQRWLKYLHGLPKDAADVDEGVFEGIGTDISFAMAKAGYRFRNNVKEWMSEILNVLFQGASLCINTIRTFQMVVLSILGPLVFGLAVFDGFQHTLTGWLAKYLNIFLWLPVCNIFGAIIGKLQEQMLKLDLSQIGSTGDTFFSASDTGYLIFMIIGIVGYFTVPTVAGLVINVGQSGALVEKMNTMVQSGGGAVISGGGAAISAGAGNLMAGARGIANAGQHISEGMSGNSEHSGKGVAGAVGRAAGGAGAYMHNKLSGKDNS from the coding sequence ATGAAAAAGTTGAGTATGATGGGTGTGGTTGGTATCACGCTGTTTTTGATCAGTCACGCAGCGCGGGCTGACGGGGTTGGGGATGAAATATCGCAAATGCAACCCGTATTGGATAATCTTTACGATGAAATGATGCCCTTATGCAGCCAACTCATATCCGTAAGTCGGGGCATTGCTGGTTTTGCCGCCCTGTTTTATATCGGAAGCCGGGTATGGCGGCATCTGGCGAACGCGGAACCCATAGACTTCTATCCGCTGTTTCGACCGTTCTGTCTGGGCTTTTGTATCAGTTTTTTCCCATTAGTGTTAGGCATGATCAATGGCCTCCTGCAACCGACGGTTACCGCTACTGCTGAAATGGTGGAGGGATCGAACAAGTCAATTGCCATTCTTCTCAAAATGAAGGCTGAGGCTATAAAGGAGACAGACCCGTATAAAATGTACATCGGTCAAAACGGGGAGGGTGACAAGCAACGCTGGCTGAAATACCTGCATGGTTTGCCAAAAGATGCGGCTGATGTCGATGAAGGTGTGTTTGAGGGTATTGGTACGGATATCTCTTTTGCAATGGCGAAGGCGGGTTATCGCTTTCGTAACAATGTTAAAGAATGGATGTCCGAGATACTCAATGTTCTGTTCCAGGGGGCCTCACTTTGCATCAATACGATCCGAACGTTTCAAATGGTCGTGCTCTCCATTCTCGGCCCGCTGGTATTCGGTTTAGCCGTCTTCGATGGGTTTCAACATACCCTAACGGGCTGGCTGGCTAAATACCTTAATATCTTTCTGTGGCTCCCTGTGTGTAACATCTTTGGTGCGATCATCGGAAAGCTACAGGAACAAATGCTGAAGCTGGACCTGAGCCAAATTGGTAGTACAGGCGATACCTTTTTCAGCGCCTCCGATACCGGTTACCTGATATTTATGATTATCGGAATTGTAGGCTACTTCACTGTGCCTACTGTGGCTGGACTAGTAATAAATGTTGGCCAGAGTGGTGCACTGGTTGAAAAGATGAATACGATGGTTCAAAGCGGAGGCGGTGCTGTTATCAGCGGAGGCGGTGCAGCTATCAGCGCCGGGGCTGGAAATTTAATGGCAGGAGCAAGAGGTATTGCCAACGCCGGCCAGCATATCAGTGAAGGTATGTCCGGTAATTCAGAACACAGCGGCAAAGGGGTGGCAGGCGCAGTAGGCCGTGCCGCAGGCGGAGCAGGTGCATATATGCACAATAAGCTCTCCGGGAAGGATAATAGTTAA
- a CDS encoding DUF4134 domain-containing protein — translation MKKNMISVKRIKQAVALLAFTTLSALSAFSQDGKAGIQKANDQVRGYFDTGTDLMYAVGAVLGLIGAVKVYQKWNAGEPDTSKVAASWFGSCIFLVIVATVIKSFFGIA, via the coding sequence ATGAAAAAAAACATGATTTCCGTAAAGAGAATCAAGCAGGCCGTTGCCCTGCTGGCATTCACAACATTAAGTGCGTTATCTGCATTTTCACAGGATGGTAAGGCAGGTATCCAGAAAGCTAACGATCAGGTGCGGGGCTATTTTGATACAGGAACCGACTTGATGTATGCGGTAGGCGCGGTCCTGGGATTGATTGGTGCTGTAAAGGTTTACCAGAAGTGGAATGCGGGCGAGCCGGATACGTCAAAGGTTGCCGCCAGCTGGTTTGGGAGCTGCATCTTCCTGGTCATCGTAGCTACAGTAATTAAAAGTTTCTTCGGCATCGCTTAG